The following proteins are co-located in the Silene latifolia isolate original U9 population chromosome 1, ASM4854445v1, whole genome shotgun sequence genome:
- the LOC141607859 gene encoding V-type proton ATPase subunit B 2-like codes for MGTQNHIDVDDGNLEIGMEYRTVSGVAGPLVILDKVKGPKYQEIVNIRLGDGTTRRGQVLEVDGEKAVVQVFEGTSGIDNKYTTVQFTGEVLKTPVSLDMLGRIFNGSGKPIDNGPPILPEAYLDISGSSINPSERTYPEEMIQTGISTIDVMNSIARGQKIPLFSAAGLPHNEIAAQICRQAGLVKRLEKSDNHLEAGGEEDNFAIVFAAMGVNMETAQFFKRDFEENGSMERVTLFLNLANDPTIERIITPRIALTTAEYLAYECGKHVLVILTDMSSYADALREVSAAREEVPGRRGYPGYMYTDLATIYERAGRIEGRKGSITQIPILTMPNDDITHPTPDLTGYITEGQIYIDRQLHNRQIYPPINVLPSLSRLMKSAIGEGMTRRDHSDVSNQLYANYAIGKDVQAMKAVVGEEALSSEDLLYLEFLEKFERKFVTQGAYDTRTIFQSLDLAWTLLRIFPRELLHRIPAKTLDQYYSRDASN; via the exons ATGGGTACGCAAAACCATATTGATGTTGACGATGGCAATCTTGAAATTGGGATGG AGTACAGAACAGTTTCAGGTGTTGCTGGGCCCTTGGTCATCCTTGACAAGGTTAAG GGACCCAAGTACCAAGAAATCGTCAATATCCGTTTGGGAGACGGAACAACTCGTAGAGGTCAAGTCTTAGAAGTTGATGGTGAGAAGGCTGTGGTTCAG GTGTTTGAAGGAACTTCTGGAATCGATAACAAATACACCACTGTGCAGTTTACGGGTGAG GTTTTGAAAACTCCCGTCTCTTTGGATATGCTTGGGCGCATATTTAATGGATCTGGAAAACCTATTGACAATGGTCCTCCTATTCTTCCTGAGGCGTACTTGGATATATCTG GAAGTTCGATCAACCCCAGTGAGAGAACCTACCCTGAAGAAATGATTCAGACAGGAATTTCCACAATCGATGTTATGAATTCCATTGCTAGAGGGCAAAAGATCCCTCTTTTTTCTGCCGCTGGTCTTCCACACAATGAGATTGCTGCACAAATCTGTCGTCAAGCTGGTTTGGTGAAGCGGTTGGAGAAGTCTGACAATCATTTGGAG GCTGGTGGTGAAGAGGACAACTTTGCCATTGTGTTTGCAGCTATGGGTGTTAACATGGAAACCGCTCAGTTCTTCAAACGTGATTTTGAAGAGAATGGATCCATGGAGAGAGTCACACTCTTTCTGAACTTG GCCAATGATCCTACAATTGAGCGTATCATTACACCTCGTATCGCGTTGACTACAGCTGAATACTTGGCTTATGAATGTGGGAAGCATGTTCTTGTCATCCTGACAGACATGAGCTCTTATGCTGATGCACTCCGTGAG GTATCAGCTGCCCGAGAAGAAGTGCCTGGAAGGCGTGGTTATCCAGGTTACATGTACACTGACCTTGCCACAATATATGAACGTGCTGGACGAATTGAAGGCCGAAAAGGCTCCATCACCCAAATACCCATCTTGACTATGCCTAATGACG ATATTACGCACCCAACACCTGATCTTACGGGGTACATTACTGAGGGACAAATCTATATTGACAGACAGTTGCACAATCGTCAG ATATACCCTCCAATCAATGTTCTTCCTTCACTTTCCCGTCTCATGAAG AGTGCTATTGGGGAGGGTATGACCAGAAGGGATCATTCTGACGTGTCCAATCAGCTTTATGCAAATTATGCTATTGGAAAGGATGTTCAGGCCATGAAAGCTGTGGTCGGAGAAGAAGCACTTTCCTCAGAAGATCTG CTATACCTGGAGTTTTTGGAGAAATTTGAAAGGAAGTTTGTGACTCAGGGAGCATATGACACTCGTACAATTTTCCAATCGCTCGATCTGGCATGGACACTCCTGAGAATATTCCCCCGTGAGTTGCTCCACCGTATTCCAGCAAAGACTCTCGACCAATATTACAGCCGAGATGCATCAAACTGA
- the LOC141607864 gene encoding putative methyltransferase PMT21 isoform X2 has product MKYSKDDKPHHPDKGLRIVPLSLIVLLLCGLSFYFGGVYCPDKNLLGAKDITDSITKPLMKIGSGAASLQIKSFSFPDCGADYQDYTPCTDPRRWKKYGYQRLTFLERHCPPIYERKECLVPPPDGYKLPIRWPKSKNECWYRNVPYDWIDKQKSNQNWLRKEGEKFLFPGGGTMFPKGVSHYVDLIVDLIPQMKDGTIRTAIDTGCGVASWGGDLLDRGILTVSLAPRDNHEAQVQFALERGIPAILGVISTQRLPFSSNSFDMAHCSRCLIPWTEFGGLYLMEIHRILRPGGFWVLSGPPVNYEHHWRGWNTTIEEQRSDYEKLQELLTAMCFKLFDKKDDIAVWRKASDNECYDKKLASPDAYPPKCDDSVEPDAAWYTPLRSCVTVPNPKLKKLSLKSVSKWPARLTTAPDRISEVPGGSAGAFKHEDSKWKVRAKHYKKLLPAIGSDKIRNVMDMNTLYGGFAAALVQDPVWVMNVVSSYGANTLPVVYDRGLIGAYHDWCEPFSTYPRTYDLLHMDALFTAESQRCDMKYVLLEMDRILRPNGYVIFREASYFLDAINTIGKAMKWSCHKEETEYRTENEKILICQKKLWYSKSSS; this is encoded by the exons ATGAAGTATAGTAAGGACGACAAGCCACATCATCCTGACAAAGGCTTGAGGATCGTCCCCCTGTCACTAATAGTACTTCTATTATGTGGGCTGTCGTTCTATTTCGGTGGCGTGTACTGCCCTGATAAGAATCTACTTGGGGCTAAAGATATTACCGATTCTATTACTAAACCATTGATGAAGATTGGATCAGGAGCCGCATCTCTGCAGATTAAATCTTTCTCTTTCCCTGATTGTGGTGCTGATTATCAGGACTATACTCCATGCACGGATCCAAGG agATGGAAAAAGTACGGTTATCAAAGACTAACTTTCCTCGAGCGACATTGTCCACCAATCTACGAAAGAAAAGAGTGCTTAGTTCCCCCGCCAGATGGATACAAACTGCCAATCAGATggccaaagagcaagaatgaatgTTGGTACAG GAATGTGCCATATGATTGGATTGACAAACAGAAATCTAATCAAAACTGGCTTAGGAAAGAAGGAGAGAAATTTCTCTTCCCTGGTGGAGGCACAATGTTTCCAAAAGGAGTCAGTCACTATGTGGATCTTATTGTTGACCTCATTCCTCAGATGAAAGATGGAACTATTCGTACTGCTATCGACACCGGTTGTGGG GTTGCAAGCTGGGGAGGGGATTTGCTGGATCGAGGAATTCTAACGGTTTCTCTAGCTCCAAGGGATAACCATGAGGCGCAAGTTCAATTTGCCTTGGAACGTGGTATTCCGGCAATCTTAGGAGTCATTTCAACCCAACGACTTCCATTCTCTTCCAACTCATTTGATATGGCTCACTGCTCAAGATGCCTTATTCCATGGACCGAGTTTG GTGGATTATACCTTATGGAAATACACCGTATACTCCGACCAGGAGGGTTTTGGGTTCTCTCTGGACCTCCAGTGAACTATGAGCACCACTGGCGAGGGTGGAATACCACTATCGAGGAACAAAGATCTGACTATGAGAAACTTCAAGAACTGCTTACTGCTATGTGCTTCAAGTTATTTGACAAAAAGGACGATATTGCTGTATGGAGGAAAGCGTCGGACAATGAATGCTATGACAAGAAACTCGCTAGTCCTGATGCTTACCCCCCAAAGTGCGACGACAGTGTCGAGCCTGATGCCGCTTGGTACACCCCCCTTAGGTCATGTGTCACGGTGCCAAACCCAAAGCTTAAGAAATTGAGTTTGAAATCGGTATCAAAGTGGCCCGCACGTTTGACTACTGCACCTGACCGCATATCTGAGGTTCCTGGGGGAAGTGCTGGAGCCTTTAAGCACGAGGATAGCAAGTGGAAGGTTAGGGCAAAGCACTACAAGAAATTGCTCCCGGCGATTGGAAGTGATAAGATTCGAAATGTAATGGATATGAATACATTATATGGGGGTTTTGCAGCGGCTTTGGTTCAGGATCCTGTTTGGGTGATGAACGTTGTGTCGTCCTATGGTGCTAATACGTTGCCTGTGGTTTATGATCGTGGACTCATTGGAGCGTATCACGATTG GTGCGAGCCATTTTCGACCTATCCAAGAACATATGATCTTCTTCACATGGATGCCCTCTTCACTGCTGAAAGCCAAAG GTGTGACATGAAGTATGTGCTTCTGGAAATGGATCGAATTCTTCGACCCAACGGGTACGTAATCTTCCGAGAGGCAAGCTATTTCTTGGACGCCATTAATACCATCGGCAAGGCAATGAAATGGAGTTGTCACAAGGAAGAAACCGAGTACCGTACAGAGAATGAAAAGATACTAATTTGCCAGAAGAAGCTCTGGTATTCTAAGAGTTCAAGTTGA
- the LOC141607864 gene encoding putative methyltransferase PMT21 isoform X1 — MGKSASPRKMKYSKDDKPHHPDKGLRIVPLSLIVLLLCGLSFYFGGVYCPDKNLLGAKDITDSITKPLMKIGSGAASLQIKSFSFPDCGADYQDYTPCTDPRRWKKYGYQRLTFLERHCPPIYERKECLVPPPDGYKLPIRWPKSKNECWYRNVPYDWIDKQKSNQNWLRKEGEKFLFPGGGTMFPKGVSHYVDLIVDLIPQMKDGTIRTAIDTGCGVASWGGDLLDRGILTVSLAPRDNHEAQVQFALERGIPAILGVISTQRLPFSSNSFDMAHCSRCLIPWTEFGGLYLMEIHRILRPGGFWVLSGPPVNYEHHWRGWNTTIEEQRSDYEKLQELLTAMCFKLFDKKDDIAVWRKASDNECYDKKLASPDAYPPKCDDSVEPDAAWYTPLRSCVTVPNPKLKKLSLKSVSKWPARLTTAPDRISEVPGGSAGAFKHEDSKWKVRAKHYKKLLPAIGSDKIRNVMDMNTLYGGFAAALVQDPVWVMNVVSSYGANTLPVVYDRGLIGAYHDWCEPFSTYPRTYDLLHMDALFTAESQRCDMKYVLLEMDRILRPNGYVIFREASYFLDAINTIGKAMKWSCHKEETEYRTENEKILICQKKLWYSKSSS; from the exons GGAAATCAGCAAGTCCTAGAAAGATGAAGTATAGTAAGGACGACAAGCCACATCATCCTGACAAAGGCTTGAGGATCGTCCCCCTGTCACTAATAGTACTTCTATTATGTGGGCTGTCGTTCTATTTCGGTGGCGTGTACTGCCCTGATAAGAATCTACTTGGGGCTAAAGATATTACCGATTCTATTACTAAACCATTGATGAAGATTGGATCAGGAGCCGCATCTCTGCAGATTAAATCTTTCTCTTTCCCTGATTGTGGTGCTGATTATCAGGACTATACTCCATGCACGGATCCAAGG agATGGAAAAAGTACGGTTATCAAAGACTAACTTTCCTCGAGCGACATTGTCCACCAATCTACGAAAGAAAAGAGTGCTTAGTTCCCCCGCCAGATGGATACAAACTGCCAATCAGATggccaaagagcaagaatgaatgTTGGTACAG GAATGTGCCATATGATTGGATTGACAAACAGAAATCTAATCAAAACTGGCTTAGGAAAGAAGGAGAGAAATTTCTCTTCCCTGGTGGAGGCACAATGTTTCCAAAAGGAGTCAGTCACTATGTGGATCTTATTGTTGACCTCATTCCTCAGATGAAAGATGGAACTATTCGTACTGCTATCGACACCGGTTGTGGG GTTGCAAGCTGGGGAGGGGATTTGCTGGATCGAGGAATTCTAACGGTTTCTCTAGCTCCAAGGGATAACCATGAGGCGCAAGTTCAATTTGCCTTGGAACGTGGTATTCCGGCAATCTTAGGAGTCATTTCAACCCAACGACTTCCATTCTCTTCCAACTCATTTGATATGGCTCACTGCTCAAGATGCCTTATTCCATGGACCGAGTTTG GTGGATTATACCTTATGGAAATACACCGTATACTCCGACCAGGAGGGTTTTGGGTTCTCTCTGGACCTCCAGTGAACTATGAGCACCACTGGCGAGGGTGGAATACCACTATCGAGGAACAAAGATCTGACTATGAGAAACTTCAAGAACTGCTTACTGCTATGTGCTTCAAGTTATTTGACAAAAAGGACGATATTGCTGTATGGAGGAAAGCGTCGGACAATGAATGCTATGACAAGAAACTCGCTAGTCCTGATGCTTACCCCCCAAAGTGCGACGACAGTGTCGAGCCTGATGCCGCTTGGTACACCCCCCTTAGGTCATGTGTCACGGTGCCAAACCCAAAGCTTAAGAAATTGAGTTTGAAATCGGTATCAAAGTGGCCCGCACGTTTGACTACTGCACCTGACCGCATATCTGAGGTTCCTGGGGGAAGTGCTGGAGCCTTTAAGCACGAGGATAGCAAGTGGAAGGTTAGGGCAAAGCACTACAAGAAATTGCTCCCGGCGATTGGAAGTGATAAGATTCGAAATGTAATGGATATGAATACATTATATGGGGGTTTTGCAGCGGCTTTGGTTCAGGATCCTGTTTGGGTGATGAACGTTGTGTCGTCCTATGGTGCTAATACGTTGCCTGTGGTTTATGATCGTGGACTCATTGGAGCGTATCACGATTG GTGCGAGCCATTTTCGACCTATCCAAGAACATATGATCTTCTTCACATGGATGCCCTCTTCACTGCTGAAAGCCAAAG GTGTGACATGAAGTATGTGCTTCTGGAAATGGATCGAATTCTTCGACCCAACGGGTACGTAATCTTCCGAGAGGCAAGCTATTTCTTGGACGCCATTAATACCATCGGCAAGGCAATGAAATGGAGTTGTCACAAGGAAGAAACCGAGTACCGTACAGAGAATGAAAAGATACTAATTTGCCAGAAGAAGCTCTGGTATTCTAAGAGTTCAAGTTGA